GGCGGCGGCCCAGATGGCCACCAACCCAATTGCCCGCATTTTTGCAATTTTGCCCAACAGAAGCTCCCCGGCTGTTTTGCTAGCACAGCCGAAAAGCGAGTCACACTCACTCGCAATTAGAAACTTCCGCAGTGTGACTGATTTACCTCAGTACCGCAGCACCCGGCGACCAGCCGCAGCGCCGATCGCGGCGACGATCACAGTCGCCAGCGTGTACCAGGTCGCCACGAACAGCGGCGAATCGTCGACGCAATGCGCCGCGTACAAGGTCGCGGCGAGCCCGGCCGCGATCATGCCGGCCAGCGCACCGGCCAGCGTCGGATTGGAGGGTGCGCCGCGGCGCAGGCCGATCAGTGCCGCGATCAGCAACGGCAGCGACACGACGGGAATCGCGGTCAGGCACTGCATCGCATTGTGGCCGACCAGCCGCGTCATCATCGACGTGCGGTGCGGCAGCATCGCCTCGCCGCCGATCGCAAGACCGAGGATCGCGAGTGGCGCCAGCAGCAACAAATTCCAGCGTCGTGCCGTTGCCTCCGGCCGCGACAGATGCAGCGCGACCGTGATCGCGGACAGCACCAGCGCCAGCGTCACCACGAATTTCAGGTCGAAGAACGGATTGCCGATCGCGGTCGCGATATCCGGGCGTAGCCCGAGCGTCGACAGCAACATCGCGGCCGACACCGGCAGCGCCACCAGCAGCGCCGCGGCCAACACCTGTCCGACCGGCCTCCCGCGCTGCGGGACGTCGGCGGCCAGGGTTTTGATGAAGTGATCCGTATCCATCGTCAGACCGATCTCATTTTGGCCGCGAGCGCAGCCAGACCACGATGCAGCGCGACGCGCACCGCGCCCTCGCTCATCGACAGCCTGTTAGCGGTGTCCTTGATCGAGGCGCTGTCGACCGCGATCGATTGCAGCACCTCGCGCTGGCGCTGCGGCAGAGCCTCGAGGTGCCGCGCGATCTCGCCGGACGGCAGCGTCTCCGGCGCCGCTTCGCTCGGGATCGTCTCGGCGAAATCGTCGATATTGACGAACACCCGCCGGCCGCGGCGGCGCAACGCGTCGATCAGCTTGTTGCGTGCGATCGCGAACAGCCAGGGCGCAAACGGCGCCTCCGGATCCCAAGTGTGTCGCTTCAGATGCACCGCCAACAGAATTTCCTGCACGATGTCCTCGGATTGGTCGATCGGCTGCCCTGCCCGCGCCAGGCCCCGGCGGGCGCCGGCCCGCAGTACCGGCGTCACGGCCTTCAGCAGCCGCTGATACGCGACGCTATCGCCGGCATTGGCCGACAGCATCAGGTCGGTCCATTCGTCGTCACGTCCGCGCACACGCGCTCCTCAGAAGCAATTCGGCTCCAAACTCAATTTGTTACGGTCGAAAGCGATGTTCACGGCGTCGTGATCAGGACCAGCGCACCCGTTCGGGCGGCGCCGCGGAACTCCTTACCATCCTTGTCGGCCGTGATGCCATCGAGACGCCTGCCACAAGTATTGCCAAATTATTGCCGCGGGTCCGCGCCGATTTCCCATGGTTTGGCCCCGGTGGCGCCATTGCCGCAGGGTCAATCTGCCGCTCGGGGCTGGCAACTGGGGATATTGCCATGAAAAGCAAGGCCAACGGGCGCTCGGGATTGATCATCGCAGCAGGCTTGTGTGCGTGTCTTTGGGGACCGCTGCAGCTCGTGCCGGCCGCCGCCGCGCCGGCCGCCTCGCAGGACAACGCGACGCAGCAGTCCACGTCGGCGGTCGCAAACAAGAAAAAGGCCGCGCGCCCTTCCACCCGACAGGTGAAGAAGAAGAAGGCGGCTCCGGCCAAGGCGGCCAAGCCCACGGCCGAAAAGACCCCAGCCGAGAGCGAACGCGACAGCGCCGCCGCGTCGACCGAGACGACGCCGGACGGCGCGCCCAAGAGCGGCGTCGCAGCCGGGCCCGAGACACCGTCGGCCGCGCTGCCGCCTTCGGTCGCCAATGCCAATGCCCAGGTGCTGCCGGTCGCAGGCGCGACGCCGGCCGCGTCCGATGGCTCGGCGGACGCGCAGGTGGTTCCGCCCGACGAGGTCAACGAGCTCGACCGCGCCGCGACGGAAGCCCCGCCGCCGGCTGTGATGGCGGCAACGACCCCGGCGCCGGGCCCGGCCGCGGCCAGCTCGGATCAGACCACCGTCGGCGCGGCCCAGATGTCGTCCGCGACCAGCAACGACGGCGCCTGGGACAAGGCGTCCGTGATCGGCAAGATCTTCATCGCCGTGGGCGGGCTTTTGACGCTCGCCTCGGCCGCGCGGATGTTCATGGCCTGACCCGCCTCCCCTTGAAGCCGGAGCCGCCAGCGGGCAGATTGCCCGCGGCCGCGACCGGCCCTCGAGCGGGAATGCATCATGAGCACTTTTGAATTCATCATCGTCGAACGCCAGAACGCCGTCGGCATCATCAAGCTCAACCGTCCGAAGCTGTTGAACGCGCTGTCGTTCGGTGTGTTCGGCGAGATCGGCGCGGCGGTCGATGATCTCGAAGCCGACGACGCGATCGGATGCATCCTGATCACCGGCAGTGACAAGGCGTTCGCCGCCGGCGCCGATATCAAGGAGATGCAGCCGAAGGGCTTCATCGACATGTTCAACGAGGACTTCACCTCGATCGGCGGCGACCGTCTGGCGCGCTGCCGCAAGCCGACCATCGCCGCGGTCGCCGGCTACGCGCTCGGCGGCGGCTGCGAATTGGCGATGATGTGCGACATCATCATCGCGGCCGACACTGCGAAGTTCGGCCAGCCGGAAATCACCCTCGGAACAATCCCGGGCATTGGCGGGACGCAGCGCCTGACGCGCGCCATCGGCAAGTCGAAGGCGATGGATCTGTGCCTCACCGGACGGATGATGGATGCGCAGGAAGCCGAACGCGCCGGCCTGGTCAGCAGGATCGTGCCCGCCGACAAGCTGATGGAAGAGGCGCTCGCCGCCGCCGAGAAGATCGCGTCGATGTCGTATCCTGCGGCCGCGATGGCGAAAAGCGCGGTGAACCGTGCGCTGGAAACCACACTGGCCGAAGGTCTCGCGGTCGAGCGCGATTTGTTCCGCTCCAGCTTCGCACTCGAAGATCGCTCCGAGGGCATGGCGGCCTTCATCGAAAAGCGCAAACCGAACAACAAGAACCGCTGACAGCCGGCTGACAGGCAAGGGCCGGGGCGATTTGACGCCGCATCATGCCACGCGCCTGATCGTCGCAGCGTTGCTCCATGACCACAGTCGCGGCGACAACCGCCGTCCGCGCGCCTCGATGATTTGCGTCACACTGCAGCGCGTTCTAAAACTGCGGTGATGTCAGCGGGGGCGGATGTCGAAGGGTTGTTGCGGAACAAATGGCTTGGTCGTCAGGATTGATTAGCAGCGCCGGTACGACGGCACGTCGTTCGCTTGCGGGCGTTTGCGCCGCCGCGATCAGCCTTGCGCTGACCTTTCCGGTATCCGCCGAGGGACTCCCCGAAGCGCTCGCGAAAGCCTATCAGACCAATCCGCAATTGAATGCCGAGCGCGCCCGGCAGCGCGCGACCGACGAGAATGTGCCGGCCGCCCTGTCGGGTTATCGGCCGCAGATCATCGCAAGTCTCGGCGTCGGTATGCAGGCGGTGCGGAACCTGCTGCCCGACAACACCATCCAGACCGCAACGCTGAAGCCGTGGACGATCGGCGTGACCGTCACGCAGAACCTGTTCAACGGTTTCAGGACAGCCAACAGTGTGCGCGTCGCCGAATTTCAGGTGAAGTCCGGCCGCGAAGCGTTGCGCAATGTCGGACAGGGCGTGTTGCTCGACGCGGTCACCGCCTACACCAACGTGCTCGCCAACCAGGCCTTGGTTGCGGCCCAGAAGACCAACGTCGATTTTCTCAGCCAGACGCTGGACATCACCAACAAGCGATTGA
The DNA window shown above is from Rhodopseudomonas palustris HaA2 and carries:
- a CDS encoding NrsF family protein, producing the protein MDTDHFIKTLAADVPQRGRPVGQVLAAALLVALPVSAAMLLSTLGLRPDIATAIGNPFFDLKFVVTLALVLSAITVALHLSRPEATARRWNLLLLAPLAILGLAIGGEAMLPHRTSMMTRLVGHNAMQCLTAIPVVSLPLLIAALIGLRRGAPSNPTLAGALAGMIAAGLAATLYAAHCVDDSPLFVATWYTLATVIVAAIGAAAGRRVLRY
- a CDS encoding sigma-70 family RNA polymerase sigma factor is translated as MRGRDDEWTDLMLSANAGDSVAYQRLLKAVTPVLRAGARRGLARAGQPIDQSEDIVQEILLAVHLKRHTWDPEAPFAPWLFAIARNKLIDALRRRGRRVFVNIDDFAETIPSEAAPETLPSGEIARHLEALPQRQREVLQSIAVDSASIKDTANRLSMSEGAVRVALHRGLAALAAKMRSV
- a CDS encoding enoyl-CoA hydratase — encoded protein: MSTFEFIIVERQNAVGIIKLNRPKLLNALSFGVFGEIGAAVDDLEADDAIGCILITGSDKAFAAGADIKEMQPKGFIDMFNEDFTSIGGDRLARCRKPTIAAVAGYALGGGCELAMMCDIIIAADTAKFGQPEITLGTIPGIGGTQRLTRAIGKSKAMDLCLTGRMMDAQEAERAGLVSRIVPADKLMEEALAAAEKIASMSYPAAAMAKSAVNRALETTLAEGLAVERDLFRSSFALEDRSEGMAAFIEKRKPNNKNR